In Candidatus Poribacteria bacterium, the following proteins share a genomic window:
- a CDS encoding DUF4926 domain-containing protein, whose protein sequence is MKLLDTVALLEDIPTLRLYRGQVGTVVEEYESDVFEVEFSDSKGRTYALETLPASQLMVLQYELLDQRKSA, encoded by the coding sequence ATGAAACTGCTTGATACTGTCGCACTTTTGGAAGATATACCAACACTCAGATTATATCGCGGACAGGTTGGTACCGTTGTTGAAGAATATGAGTCAGACGTGTTTGAGGTTGAGTTTAGTGATTCCAAGGGACGGACGTATGCTTTAGAGACGTTGCCAGCATCGCAACTCATGGTTTTGCAGTATGAACTCCTTGACCAAAGGAAATCTGCCTAG